The stretch of DNA AGCGCGGGTTCTGCCACATGGCGGCCATGACCGCGGTGTACACCATCGGGGCAGCTGTGTTCGGCGCCGCCGCCCTCGCCGGAGGCATCACCGTCGTCGGCATCGCCATATCTGCGGAGGCCGCCGGAGCCCTGTCCTCCGCGCTCGCCGTCGGTTCCGGCGTGTCCGGTCTCGTCTCGCTCTACATCTGCTGAGGTCGGCATGCGTGAACTCCTGGCGGTTCTCGCCGTCCTCGACATCGTGGTGGTGACCGGCGCGATCGTGACCCGGCGCGAAGGCGGCGCCGGCACGGCCTGGACGGCCGCGTTGATCGCCGTCAACACGGCCCTCGGTGTCGCCACCCTCGTCTGGATGGCCGTCAGCGGCTGATCCACCGCCCCGTGCGCCGATGCCGGCCGTCGGCCTGCCCCGCCGACGGCCGGCTCCGGCCCGCCCCCTTCAGCACCGCATCCTTCCGCCGCGCTTGGAACCCCGATGAACGACAATCTCCTCGCAGTCCTGGGTCTCGACAGCCACGAGGAACGCGTCTACCGCGCCCTGCTGCGCGCCCCCGGCCTCGGCACCGCCGAGGTCGCCTCGGCCTGTGGAGTGACCTCCGACCACGCGCGGGCGTCACTCGACAGTCTTCAGACCCTCGGCATCGTGACCCGTACCGGCCCGGACGCCTTCCACGGCGCGGACGCGCAGACCGCGTTCGACCACCTCAGCCAGCAGCGGCTCCTCCGTGCCCAGCTGGAGATCCGGCGGGTCGCCGCCTCGCGCACCTTGCTGGAGGGCCTCCTGGCCGACGAGCGGGCGGGCCGCCCGGACCCGGCGGGCTCGATCCGACCGCTCGAAGGGCTGGAGCGGATCGAGGGCCTCGATCGCATCCGCGCCCACATCGACGCCCTGTCCCACTCCGCCCGGGAGGAACGCCTGGCCACCCACCCCGGGCCCATCGGCACGGACACCCTCGACGCGTCGCGGGCTGCGGAACGCAAGCACCTGCGCCGCGGCCTGCGGATGCGCACCATCCTGCACCACGCCGCGCTCGAGGACGAACAGGTCAGCGCCCATGCCGGGCAACTCGCCGCGCTCGGCGCCAGCCTGCGCGCCACCGACCGTCACCTGGGCCGGATCCTCGTCTTCGACCGCCGGATCGCCTTGGTCGCCGCAAATCCCCATGGCACCACCGACCAGGCTCTGATCATCCGTCATCCCGTGCTGATGGCACAGCTGCTGAGCCTGTTCGAGCACCAGTGGGAGCGTGCTCTCCCTGCCTTCGCGCCACGCCCGACCCCCACCGAGCAACAGGTCCTGCGGACGATGGCCCGAGTCGGCAAAGACGAGGCCGGCGCACGGACCTTGGGTATCTCGGTGCGCACCTACCGAGGTCACATCGCCGAACTGCTCCGCCAATTGGGCGCCGACAATCGCTTCCAAGCAGCTCTCGAAGCCCGCGACCGGGGCTGGATCTGACACCCCCGCCCCGACTCGGGTCACCACAGCTGGAGGCTGATCCGCTCCCGCAACGAACCCGCGTCCAACCCGTACGCCCGCAGGTGCTCCTCGATCGACCCGTAGTGCCGGTGCTCCTCGCGCGGCACGCCCAGCCCCAGCACCCGGTGCGCCCGGTCCGCCAGGGCGGCGTGCGCCTCCCCCGCCGAGGTCCCGGCCAGGTACGGCTCCACGATCACCACCTCCGCGCGCTCGCCGAGCGCGGCCCGCAGCCCCTCGCCGTCGAACGGCCGCACCGTCGCCGCGTACAGCACCGTGACGTCCAGCCCCTCGGTGGCCGCCAGCACGGCGTCCAGCATCGGCCCCACCGCCAGCACCACCCCGCGCGAACCCTGGCGCAGCGTGAGGAACTTCCCCGGC from Kitasatospora sp. MMS16-BH015 encodes:
- a CDS encoding helix-turn-helix domain-containing protein, giving the protein MNDNLLAVLGLDSHEERVYRALLRAPGLGTAEVASACGVTSDHARASLDSLQTLGIVTRTGPDAFHGADAQTAFDHLSQQRLLRAQLEIRRVAASRTLLEGLLADERAGRPDPAGSIRPLEGLERIEGLDRIRAHIDALSHSAREERLATHPGPIGTDTLDASRAAERKHLRRGLRMRTILHHAALEDEQVSAHAGQLAALGASLRATDRHLGRILVFDRRIALVAANPHGTTDQALIIRHPVLMAQLLSLFEHQWERALPAFAPRPTPTEQQVLRTMARVGKDEAGARTLGISVRTYRGHIAELLRQLGADNRFQAALEARDRGWI